The Pseudomonas protegens genome contains the following window.
TGAGAATCCAGAAGGTCAGCGGCGCCAAACGGTAGGCCACCACCATTGGACGCTTGTAGAGCAAGGCTTCGAGGGTCGCGGTGCCCGAAGCGATCAGCACCGCGTCGCAGGCGGCCAGGGCCTTGTGGGACTGGCCATCGAGCAAGGTCAGCGGCAGGTCGCGACTGGCCAGCAGCTCTTCAAGCTGGACCCGACGCTCCGGGCTGGCGCACGGCATGATGAAGCGCACACCGGGGCGCAGGGCACGCAAGCGCTGTGCGGCATCCAGGAACAACGCCCCCAGGCGCCCCACTTCACCGCCACGACTGCCGGGCATCAGCGCCACCAGAGGCCCGTCCGGCAGGGCCAATTCGGCACGCGCCGCCGCCCGGTCCGCCTGCAGCGGAATGGCATCGGCCAGAGAGTGGCCGACGAACTTCACCGGTACGCCTTTCTCTTCGTAGAACCTAGCCTCGAAGGGAAACAGCGTGAGCATCAGGTCGCAGCCTTCGCGAATCTTCAGCACCCGCTTCTGGCGCCAGGCCCAGACCGACGGGCTGACGTAGTGCACGGTCTTGATTCCGGCCTGACGCAGCTTGAGTTCGATATTCAGGGTGAAATCCGGCGCATCGATACCGATGAATACATCCGGCTTTTCGGCAATCAGGGTCTGGATCAGCTTCTTGCGTCGCGCCAGCAGCTCACGCAGTCGCCCAAGCACCTCGACCAACCCCATGACCGCCAGGCGCTCCATGGGGAAGTACGAGGTCAGACCTTCGGCCTGCATCAACGGACCGCCGACACCAATGAATTCGACAGCCGGGTGCTGAGCCTTGAGGGCTCGCATCAGACCGGCGCCGAGAATGTCGCCGGAGGCTTCGCCAGCCACCAGCGCAATACGCAGAGTGTTCATGATTAACGGGTGATGCCGCGAGTCGAAGACTGGATCGAGTCACGAAACACCGCGACTTCCGGGAACTCCACAGCCGCTTCGGCCAGTTCGGCCAAGGCTTGATCCACGGTCAGCCCCTGGCGG
Protein-coding sequences here:
- the lpxB gene encoding lipid-A-disaccharide synthase is translated as MNTLRIALVAGEASGDILGAGLMRALKAQHPAVEFIGVGGPLMQAEGLTSYFPMERLAVMGLVEVLGRLRELLARRKKLIQTLIAEKPDVFIGIDAPDFTLNIELKLRQAGIKTVHYVSPSVWAWRQKRVLKIREGCDLMLTLFPFEARFYEEKGVPVKFVGHSLADAIPLQADRAAARAELALPDGPLVALMPGSRGGEVGRLGALFLDAAQRLRALRPGVRFIMPCASPERRVQLEELLASRDLPLTLLDGQSHKALAACDAVLIASGTATLEALLYKRPMVVAYRLAPLTFWILKRMVKSPYISLPNLLAQRLLVPELLQDDATAEALAQTLSPLIEGGQEQTRGFDEIHRTLRRDASNQAAQAVLELIGKSR